CGATCCTCTGCTTGATGCGCAGAATGCTCAGCATGCTGTTCGAATGGAATTTCACCACTTAGAAATAGCCGTTGCGTTTCCGGTCTTCCATGCCGGCCTCAGAGATGTTGTCATCGAGACGAGTAGCCCCCCGCTCGCTAACCTTGGCCAGCAGCAGTTCTTCAATGATGTCTTCCACGGTAGCGGCGTCACTTTCTACCGCGGCGGTGCAGGTGGAGTCGCCCACGGTGCGGAAGCGCACCTGCCGGGTCACAATCTCATCGTCCTGATCCAGCCGGATGTGCTCCGTGAGGCCCAGTAGCTGGCCGGAGGGCAGCACCACACAGGTGCGCTCATGGCCGAAATAAATGTCGGGCAGCGCAATGTTTTCGCGCTGGATGTAGCGCCACACATCCAGCTCCGTCCAGTTGGAAATGGGGAATACGCGCACGTTTTCGCCCTTCTGAATGCGGCCGTTGTAGATGTTCCACAACTCGGGGCGCTGGCGCTTGGGGTCCCACTGGCCAAACTCGTCGCGCACAGAGAAGATGCGCTCCTTGGCGCGGGCCTTCTCTTCGTCGCGGCGGGCGCCGCCAATGCAGGCATCAAACGCAAACTCCTCAATAGTCTCCAGCAGGGTGTAAGTCTGCAGCGGATTGCGGCTGGGATACTTACCGCCCGGCTCATGCAGGCGCTGCCGCTTAATGGTTTCCTCCACGCGGCGCACAATCAGCTTCTCACCCAACTGCTCGGCCAGCGCATCGCGGTAAGCCAGCACCTCGGGAAAGTTGTGGCCGGTATCCACGTGCACCAGCGGGAAGGGAAACCGACCGGGCCGAAAGGCTTTTTCGGCCAGGCGCGTGAGCACAATGGAGTCTTTGCCACCGGAAAACAGCAGGGCCGGCCGCTCAAACTGGCCGGCCACTTCCCGCAGAATATGGATGGCTTCGGCTTCCAGCCGGTCGAGATAATCGAAAGTGGGGGTACTCATGTATGTAGTCGGGCTATCAGTTCAATTTTTTTCAACTGTCATCCTGAGCTTTGCGAAGGACCTTCTCCCGTTTGAATTACCACCGAACGGTTTCGTTCTGGTGTGACAAGGTCCTTCGCAAGCTCAGGATGACAAAGAATTTAAGTAGTAGCCGGCACCGGTTCTACCACCGGGTCGGGGCCGTTGTGTGCAGCGGTGGTGTGCAGGCCGCATTCTTTGGCCGATAGATCTTCCCACCACCAGCGGCCGGCGCGGAAATCCTCGCCGGGCCCAATGGCGCGGGTGCAGGGCGCGCAGCCAATGCTGACAAATCCCTGCTGGTGCAGCGTGTTCACCGGAATACCGTGTTGCTGGGTGAAGGTCACCGCCTCGTCCCAGGTCCAGTCGAACAGCGGGTGGACTTTCATCAGGTTGTGCGCGGCGTCCCACTCCATGGATTCCATGGTCTGGCGGTTCTGGGATTGTTCGGCCCGAATGCCCGTTACCCACGCCTGCCGGCCCGCCAAGGCTCGATTCAGGGGCTCTACTTTGCGGATAAAGCAGCATTCCTTGCGGTTGTCCACGCTCTCGTAGAAGGAGTTAGGGCCTTTCTCTAGGAGCAGGTTTTGCACCCCGGCCTGCTGCGGAAAGAACACCTCAATGGGCTTCTGATACTTGAGCAGCGTCTTGTTCCAGGTGGCGTAGGTTTCCTGAAAATTGCGGCCAGTATCCAGCGTAAACACCTGAATAGGCAGGTCGAACTCAAAAATCAGGTGGCTGATAATCTGGTCTTCCAGCCCAAAGGAGGTGGAAAACACGGCCTGCTCGGGGAAGTATTCGGCCACGAGGCGCAGCCGTTCCAGGGCCGAAGCCTGAATCAGCCGGGGGCGCAGGTCGTCCAGCAAGGCGTGGACGGCCAGCGCAGCATTTGCTGCAGACATAACAGGAAAGTAGGAGAGGAGAACCAAGCAGTAAGCCCGGATTCCGGCCAAACAATGGCCCCGGCAGCGGACAGCGGCGTTACAGCACAACGACGCGTAGTGCCCGGCGAGGCAGAAGGCGGGGTGGGCAGCTACGGAGCGGCTATGCGCACAAGCGCATCAGCGGGCCATCAGTAGAAGCACACAACCAGAACAGCGGAGGGGTGTGGTGCTAGCAACAACAGGGCATACCCATCATGGCACAACACCCATGCTGTACAGCAGAGGAGGTGGCGGATGTGGTAGCGGAGTTGAGGAAGCGTTTCACAGTCTGTTGTTTTTATATGCCCAGGACTTGGCACCGTTTCGGATGGTCCGCTGGTTGCCGGCGCTTCGTAGAGCCTGTCTCTCCACGCCTCTGTATAAAAACAATCCTTTGATGGTAAAGAATTGGTGCCCAAAGATAGGGTCCGAAATTTTACACTTCCAAAATTTATTTTTCTTGCTGACGTTGAAGTAGAGCCACCCAGCTGTAAAATCGGAAATTAAATATTCTGCTAAAGTGAAAAATAAATTATTCTAAAAATAGATTATCAGAGCAATTATATAAAGCTTGTATTAATTGAAAACAAGTTTATAAGCTACTGAAAAGCAATAGCATGTGCTATGTTTTATTTTTTAAATCAGTAATCCGGTAAATAAAAATCAGCCTATGAAGAGAAAAATTCGGGAAATGCTTCACATCATTAATGTCTGAAGCGACTACTGATTTTTTGCAAAAACGGAAGGGCTTCTGGCGCCGAATTCGTCATTAAAAGTAAACCCACATACACCACCGTCAGCACGCCGGAGCGCAGTAGCATGGTCAGGAAAGGGGAGTTGAGCGTGGGCATCAGCCAGCCACAAATTCCGGCAACAGCCGCTAAACCAACAATGAGCGGAATGCGCCAGGTGAAGGGCTGCATGCGGTAGCTGTACCACACAAACCACGTGCGGGCCACATTAATACTGGTGAGAGAAAGCAGCGCTGCCAGCGCTGCTCCGGTAAGGCCCCACGCCGGAATCAGCAGCAGGTTGAGGCCCACCGTAACCAGCGCCAGGGAGATATTGAAAATCAAATCGTAGCGGTAGCGCGGGGAGGTTACCACAATCAGCCCGTTCACGCCCGTCATGCTGTCGAAGAGCCGGCCCATGAGGAGCAGCAGCACGGCCGTGGTGCCAATGGCGTACTCGGGGCGGTGAATAAGGTGGTAGATGAAATCCAGATTGAGGCCGATGCCCAGCGCCAGCCAGCAGCCCAAAGTAGTGAGCAGGCGCGTGGTGTTGCGGTAAAAATCGGCCATGCGGGGCTGGTCGTTTTCCTTCCAATACTCGGCCAGCAGGGGGAAGGCAATTTTGCTGAGCGCCCGCCAGGGTATGGTGAGGGCGGTGCTGATGTTGATGGCAATGGCATAGACTCCGGCGGCGGCCAGGTTTATTTTGGAGCCCAGCATCAGTGAATCCACCGTCATTATCACAGTGCCCGAAATATTGGAAAGCAGCGCAAAAGCCCCAAAGTTTACCAGCTCGCGCACAGGGCGCACGCGAAATACCGCCTTGGTGGGCCGCAGATGCAGCTCCCCGATATATGCCAGATAGCCCGTGAGCAAAAGCGTAATCAGGCTGTTGACCCCAATATAAGCCAGCACAAACTGGTGGAATGTCAGGTAGCCGGTTCCGAATAAGAAGGCGGCGCCCGCAATGAGTATCCGCAGGAGAATTTCCTGCAGAAAGGAAGAAAACGCGGTGTGATACAGCCCTTTCAGGTAGGCATCCTGCAGGGAATACAGCAGCGTAAACAAGGCCAGCACAATGCCCCAGAGGTAATAAGGTCCCAGCAGGCCGGCATCGTGCGAATACAAACTCAGAAAGACCGGCTGGCCCAGCACATACAGGGCGGTAACCACCGCAAAGCCCACCAGCGGCAAGCCCAGCAGCAGCGGTAAAAAGCCATGGTGGCGGTTTTCAGCGTCGCGGAAATACGGGAAGAACCGAATGCCCATGCTGGCAAACCCCACCGCCGAAAGCTGCGCGAAAATGGTGGCAATAGACACCAAAACCTGCGTGAGTCCCAGCTGACTGGGCGCTAGAAAACGCGGCAGCAGCAACGTGGTATTCACGAAGCCCAGGGCCAGCCCAATGTAGGAAATTACGGTATTGCGCAGTCCCTGCCGCTGAACGATGCCCAAGGTTAATGAGTAGAAATGTGGTAAGTGAAAGTGTAATGAATGTGCATAAGGCACCACTTGTAAGCCTACTAATCCATCAACTCACCGAAACACAAATATCCAAGCTATTGACGAAGTAGACGGAATGTGCACGAAGGTACTCCATGATGGCTCGGAACTGTTGAGGGCCGTTGTGTTCGTTGGCCGGGTCGAAGTTCTCATTATGCCAGAGCACGGTACACACCCCCCCAAAACGCTCAATTTCCTTGAACATAGGCACCAGGGCTGGAAGGATTTCGTCTGGCCTCAGGCGCAGGTAGTTGGGATGGTAAAGCGTGGCGTCCATCACGTTTAGAGGGATTTCGAGGAAATCGTGGGCCCGGCCCCGCTGGAAATCGAACAGGTAAAAGGGCAGGCAGTATGAGTTTCGGAAGCCGAAATGCTCAGGGAAGCCCAGAGTGGTATCATACTCGAATGCCAAGTCGTCGAGCAATGCCGGCGTGGCGCGCGGCTCCCAGCTCAGGTAGTGAAACCGAATGCCCGGCATTGATGATTGTTCGTTTCGGTAGGGCAGCATACGCATTGCCGCCTCGCGCATCAGTTGGTCGGTATCGGTGGCAGTGCCAATGCTGCCGTGGAGTTGTATTTCGGCTCCCGCGTCAGCCAGAGCCTTAATCTGTGGGAGTATTAAGGCCAAGGCGTAGTCCGAGTTGGGCGTGCCATTTGCATCGGGGCGATTTTTTGGCAAAAAGAAAAATGTGCTTTTAGCGCCATATTCGGCTACAGTTTGCTGCACCTGCGCCAGGTTGTTCCAGGCATCTTTGTGCGTGAAATGCTGCCAAAGCTGCCGCCCGAAGCGCAGCAGCTTTCCCTGGCGTAATGCTGCTTTGGCCGGCGCTTTCCAGGCGCTGTATAGATTATCTATATCATGGGTGATGAAGGCGGCCCAGGCGGCGCCTCCGGCCCAGCGGAGCGGGCGTAAAGGCTGGCCCGTGACGTGCTCCACGGCCGTTTTCAGAATATCGAAATAGTAATTGACGACGGGCACCGTTACGAACCCGTAGCGGTACTGCACGCTAGCTATATAGGGATACCGTCCGTGCTGGTCCCGCTCCTCCGAGAAGTATTCCTGCCAGCCGCTGAGCAGATAAAAAGCGGCAGAAACAAGGTCTACGCCAATAAGCGCTTTGCCTTCTTTTAGCATAAGCAGCGGTTGCTCGGGCTGTTTGTCAAAGAAAAAAGGCAGCAGCTGATTCCGCCATTCCCGCTGGCAAGGCGGGGCGGGATAGGGGTTTTGACCTTCGAAGAAGTTCGAGTCGACCCGCGTCAGTTGAATAGCGTCGGTTTCTTCGTACCCAATGGAAATTGTAACCATTGATTCGTAAGCCTTCCGGAAATGGTGCAGGACATACGCAAGCCGGGTTTCAGCAGATATACGCGCAGGTTTTAGGGGAGGAAGGGCCACCGACATACAGCTAAGCTACATTTTCCAGCCAGCCCGCCAGCAAACGCAGCGCCCGCGCCTGGCTATGGCCTTCATCGGAAGTACCCAAAGTGGCGTTGTAGTAGCTCGCCCGCAGGTACAAATCGGCGGGTTTGTGCTGATACAGGCGGCGCAGCAAGGATTCCAGCTCCGGCGAGGTGGCGGTCCGCTCGCTGAGGCCGTGCGCCACGTAGCCATAATAGTCGTCGGGAAGCTTGTCACCGAAGCGGTAGTAAATACTGGCCACGTTCAGCAGCACGGCTTCCAGATGGGTGGAGGTGTCGGCGGCAACCAGGGCATCCTGGCGTTGCAAAAAATGAAACACGCCTTCGGCGCGGGAATTGGAAAATTGCAGCGCGGGCAGCTGCCGGCCCAGTTCCTGAAAGTTGCGCGTGTCGCTGGGGTGGGCGCGCAGGGTAAAGGTGAGTTCCGGGAAAGTGGGCAGCAGTGCCTGCAAAAGGCCGGCAATAGCCTCCAGCGGGTCGTGAATATTGCAGGCCACGCCCACGCGTAGCACGCGGGGGCTGGTATTTCGTTGCTGCAGAAACCCATCGGCTTTGGGCATGCCTACCAGTTCTACCTGGCCCGCTACGGGGCCGCACTGGCGGTATTTGTCCAGCGCATCCTGGCCTTCCAGCAAACTTAAATCGAAGCCCAGCGGCGGGAAATAGGGGCTGACGCTGGCGTGTTGCACGTAGGCCGTGGGTATTCCTTCGGTTTGGCAGGCCAGCAGCAGGGCCCGGGTATCGTCGTTGTGGTCGTTGGCAAAAACCACGGCCCGCGGGCGGTAGTGGCGTAGCGCCCGCCGATACACTTCGTAATATCCTACAGCATAAAAAACCAGGTCGAAAAACCGCAACGCCAGCTTGCCTTCGCGCCGCCAAAGTCCCAGCAATACGCCGGGAAATTGCCAGTAGTACAACAGCTTCCGGCGCAGTGAAAGGCGGTTTACCTGCTTTTGGTAGCGCCCAATCTGCTTCTGCTGCCCGGCCACGAATACACTATCAGGCCGGGCCTCCCGGATAAAGCGCAAGGAATCATAGTTGTTGGCGCTGACCACATACAGCCACACGGCCCCGCGCAGCTTCTCCGGGTTGCGAATGGGCTGCACTATATTCCCCAGGAGCCGCAGCACCGTATAGCCCGCCACCCGCAGGAGCCGCCGCCCCACACTGGCCGGCGAAATACCCGCCAGCGCCGCCTCCGACATACCCGCGAATAGCGGCGTGAACCGCAGCTGCAGAATGTCGCGCAGCCGCTCCGTGCGGGAAAGCGCGGCGGGCTTTACGCTCATAGCAAATCCCAGGTGAGGGGCGTGCCGGCCGGCAGACTCTGGCGGGCGGGCTTGCCCAGCAGGTGCTCATAGTAGCGCGGGGGTAAGCCCAGTCCGGGCCGCACCACCCGCAGATTTTCAGCGGTGAAAAGCTCGCCCGCTTTGATGTCCTGGGCCACGTACACGGAGCGTTTGTAAAGGCGACTTTTTTCCTCGGCCCGCTGCACGCCATACTGAATCTGGCCCAGCGCCTGCCAGGCGCGCTCCGTTTCCGTCACCAGGGTGGCCACTTCTTCCGGCTCCAGCGAAAAAGCCGAGTCCACGCCGCCATCGGCACGGCGCAGGGTTACGTGCTTTTCCACTACGCAGGCGCCCAGAGCCACGGCGGCCACGGCGGCGCCTACGCCCATGGTGTGGTCGGAGAGGCCGATGGGGCACTCCGGGAATAGTTGCTGCAAATGCGGGATAGTGCGCAGGTTGGTGTTCTGGGGCGTGGCCGGGTAGGTGCTGGTGCACTTCAGCAAAATCAATTCCCGGCAGCCGGCGTCGCGCAGCACCTGCACGCCTTCGGCTACCTCGGCCAGGGTGCTGGCGCCGGTGCTCATAATCACGGGTTTGCCGGTAGCGGCTACTTTCCGCAGCAGGGGCCAGTCGGTATTCTCGAAGGAGGCAATTTTGTAGGCCGGTACGCCCAGCGTCTCCAAGAAATCAACTGCTGATTCATCAAACGGCGAGCTGAAGGCCAGCATGCCGTGTTGTTTGGCCCGCTCAAAAAGGGGCTGGTGCCAATCCCAGGGCGTGTAGGCTTCCTGGTACAACTCGTGCAGCTCGCGCCCGAACCACAGGGAATTGGGGTCGTCAATGCGATACGCGCCGGGCAGCGTCATGGTATCGGCGGTGTAGGTTTGCAGCTTAATGGCGTGGGCTCCGGCGGCGGCTACGGCATCCACAATGGCGAGCCCGCGCTCCAGGCTTTGGTTGTGGTTGCCGCTGAGCTCAGCAATGATAAAGGGCGGCTGGTCGGGGCCAATCAGGCGGGAGCCAATCTGCATAATCAAGAACTACGAAGAGAGTGGGGCGGAAGCAAAGCGAAAAGAAAGCCAGCCGATAATCAGCCGTCCTTAATTCACCCATACAAAGGTAACTGAATCAGGCCGGCTACTATTCGCTTCTGAAAGCGGCTGGAAGCCCGCCCGCCGGAATGCCCGGATGGAAGCCTCATTGCGCTGCTGCACGTGGCCCACAACCCGGCGTAGCGCGGGCTTTTCCTGCAGCACCCGCCGCGTACCCTGCACCAACAGCTGCGGGGCTAAGCCCTGGCCGCGGTAGGCCGCATCCAGCAGGTAGCTGAGCGTGGCTTCTTCGCCTTCCATACTAAACCGGATAAGCCCGATGGGTTGTTTCGATTCCTGCTCCTCAGCAAGCAATAGTAGATGCTGCGGGTGATTCAGGCGGGCCGCTAGCCACTGTTCATGCTCGGGGGCAGCAACCGGGTTGGGGTTGAAAGAGAACTGCCGAACGGTGGGGTCGTTGGTCCAGGCCAGCAGCCGGGCAGAATCGGCCGTTACTACCGGCCGCAGCTGGAAAACCGGTTGGGGAAGGAGCAGGGCCGCGAATTCCTGCTGCAAGCGGTGGGAAATCTGCCCATCAAACCAATGCGCCTGCTGCTGGCGGAGGCGGTCGGCAATCCGGTCGGCTTCCGGGGAGGTGAGGACGTTGTTTATGCTGGGATAGGGCAGGGCCATGCCTTCACTGCGCAGAAACCGGTCGATATTCTGCTGATTATCGGCTACGGGCAGCACAAACAGCACGCCTCCGCCCGCCGCGCAATACTCATAGCTCACAGTGCTGGGGGAGCACACCGCCGCGCCGCACTGCTGCATAAGCAGGCACAGCTCGGCCGCGGGCAGGTTGCGGTGCAGCGTGATGCGCGGATGGGTTTGGGCCCAATGGGTAAGCACCTCCCAGCCCGCATAGGCACTGCCTACTACCACATGCACCCGCTGCACGCTGCTCAGGGCCAGTAGCTCATCGGCCACGCGCTGGGTCTGGTGGGTAGGGTCGGCGCCGCCCAGGCATACCAGTACGGTATCGGTGTCGGCGGTGCGCTCCGGGAGCGTTACTTCCCGAAAAGCCTGGCGAAGCGGGGCGTAGTGTGGTCCCAGCAGCAGCCGGGTAGCGGGGTTCTCTAATTTGTAATTAGCAGGCGGCACGCCCCCGGCCGGATTGAGCACTACATCGGCCAGCTGCGGGAAAGCCAGCAAATCATCGATATAAACCAACCGCGCTACCGCCGGGCGCACCGCTTGCTGGAAGCTATGCCCGAAGCCATAGCCATCCAGTACCAGTACATCCGTGGGCTGGAGCAGGTGTTGGGTCAGCCAGGCCGGCTCGCCATCATAGGGCATGGGCGGCACTTCCACCACTTCCTCACACACCATTCGCAGCTGCTCTAAAACGGCATCAGCCGGCTCCTGAATGGCAAAAACACAGGTAAACTGTTCGCTAAGTATTTCTCCCAACGCCAGCAGCCGCATCACGTGGCCCAGCCCAATGCGCGGATTGCCATCGGCACGAAGAATGAGGCGGGGGCGGGCGGCAGGGGACATCAGACCTTTTTTTGCTCTACGTGGGCGTTGAGGGCTACCAGCTCCGGGTGGGCATCCAGCAGCGCAATCAAGGCATCAGCGGATAGAGTAGCGGCGTTATACTCCTCAATCAAAATACGAATCAGCTCGAAATCCTCCGCGGTATCCACCGTAAGTCGGTATTCCTTCCGGACTTCGGGGCGGCGAATATGCGCAAAGCGCACTTGGCCCGAGCGGTTCTGGTTGATGTAGGGCGTTACATGCTCCCGGTCGCCGGGCAGGGTGGCGTGCTGGAAGGCTTCGGTGAGCAGCTCGCGGGAGAATATTTCAAAATCAAAACCTCGGGGAAAAGTGCGCTCCAGCACATTGGAGAGGTAAAGGCGCGGGTCGTTTTGCCGCAGGTATTCCGCCACACCCTGGGCTACCAGCGCGCCGTCCAATAGCGGGCAGTCGGAGGTGACGCGCACAATTACGTCGAGGTCATGTTCCTGGGCGCACTGGTAATAGCGGCCCAGTACGTCGTTTTCGTCGCCGCGGGTGCAGGGCAGGGCATACTGCCCGGCAAAGGCCGCTAGTAGTTCGTCAGTGGCGTTGGTGGTGGTGGCCAGGTACAGGGGCAGGCCGCTTTGGCGCAGGCGCTCTACGTGGTAGTGTAGCAGCGGGTGCCCGCCCACGGGGCGCAGCACCTTGCCCGGCAGGCGGGTGCTGGTCATGCGCGCCTGCGAAATCACACCCACCTTCTGCATTAGCGGGCTACTTTTTCCAGCAGGTACATGCTATCCACATTGCCCTGCTCATTAGGGGTTTGATAAGGGTACAGCTCCTGCTTTACCAGGCGCAGCTCCGGGAACTGCTCCAGGAAGAGCTTGGCGTAATCAGCCTTCCACAAAAAGCCTTCGTTGCCGCGGTAGGGAATGGTGGTCAGCTCGGGGCTGTAGTACTCAAACCCCCAGATATAGCGCCGCGAGCAGCGCACCATCTCGGCCATGATGCGAGGCAGGTCATCGGGCGCAATGTGGATGAGCACGCCGTTGGTGCACACCACATCAAAAAACGCATCCTTAAACGGAATATCGAAGCCGCTGCCCTGCACAATGTTTACGTGCCGGGTGAATTCCTTGGCCCGCTCCACGGCGTAGGGCTGCAGCTCTACGCCATACAGCTGCTGAAAGCCCATGTGCTGCAAGCCCGCCAGCTGCATGCCGGTGTTACAGCCCACTTCCAGAATGCGGCTTTCCGGCGCCAGTCTGCCCAGGAAATTGGCATTCATCTCGGTTTTGGTGAGGCCCCAGGTGGTGCGGTAAAACTCGT
The Hymenobacter sp. DG25B genome window above contains:
- a CDS encoding pseudaminic acid biosynthesis-associated methylase, with translation MAAHTTQENFWSGEFGREYTDRNSRSLADWDEFYRTTWGLTKTEMNANFLGRLAPESRILEVGCNTGMQLAGLQHMGFQQLYGVELQPYAVERAKEFTRHVNIVQGSGFDIPFKDAFFDVVCTNGVLIHIAPDDLPRIMAEMVRCSRRYIWGFEYYSPELTTIPYRGNEGFLWKADYAKLFLEQFPELRLVKQELYPYQTPNEQGNVDSMYLLEKVAR
- the cysD gene encoding sulfate adenylyltransferase subunit CysD, which encodes MSTPTFDYLDRLEAEAIHILREVAGQFERPALLFSGGKDSIVLTRLAEKAFRPGRFPFPLVHVDTGHNFPEVLAYRDALAEQLGEKLIVRRVEETIKRQRLHEPGGKYPSRNPLQTYTLLETIEEFAFDACIGGARRDEEKARAKERIFSVRDEFGQWDPKRQRPELWNIYNGRIQKGENVRVFPISNWTELDVWRYIQRENIALPDIYFGHERTCVVLPSGQLLGLTEHIRLDQDDEIVTRQVRFRTVGDSTCTAAVESDAATVEDIIEELLLAKVSERGATRLDDNISEAGMEDRKRNGYF
- a CDS encoding phosphoadenylyl-sulfate reductase, with the translated sequence MSAANAALAVHALLDDLRPRLIQASALERLRLVAEYFPEQAVFSTSFGLEDQIISHLIFEFDLPIQVFTLDTGRNFQETYATWNKTLLKYQKPIEVFFPQQAGVQNLLLEKGPNSFYESVDNRKECCFIRKVEPLNRALAGRQAWVTGIRAEQSQNRQTMESMEWDAAHNLMKVHPLFDWTWDEAVTFTQQHGIPVNTLHQQGFVSIGCAPCTRAIGPGEDFRAGRWWWEDLSAKECGLHTTAAHNGPDPVVEPVPATT
- the pseG gene encoding UDP-2,4-diacetamido-2,4,6-trideoxy-beta-L-altropyranose hydrolase, yielding MSPAARPRLILRADGNPRIGLGHVMRLLALGEILSEQFTCVFAIQEPADAVLEQLRMVCEEVVEVPPMPYDGEPAWLTQHLLQPTDVLVLDGYGFGHSFQQAVRPAVARLVYIDDLLAFPQLADVVLNPAGGVPPANYKLENPATRLLLGPHYAPLRQAFREVTLPERTADTDTVLVCLGGADPTHQTQRVADELLALSSVQRVHVVVGSAYAGWEVLTHWAQTHPRITLHRNLPAAELCLLMQQCGAAVCSPSTVSYEYCAAGGGVLFVLPVADNQQNIDRFLRSEGMALPYPSINNVLTSPEADRIADRLRQQQAHWFDGQISHRLQQEFAALLLPQPVFQLRPVVTADSARLLAWTNDPTVRQFSFNPNPVAAPEHEQWLAARLNHPQHLLLLAEEQESKQPIGLIRFSMEGEEATLSYLLDAAYRGQGLAPQLLVQGTRRVLQEKPALRRVVGHVQQRNEASIRAFRRAGFQPLSEANSSRPDSVTFVWVN
- the pseI gene encoding pseudaminic acid synthase is translated as MQIGSRLIGPDQPPFIIAELSGNHNQSLERGLAIVDAVAAAGAHAIKLQTYTADTMTLPGAYRIDDPNSLWFGRELHELYQEAYTPWDWHQPLFERAKQHGMLAFSSPFDESAVDFLETLGVPAYKIASFENTDWPLLRKVAATGKPVIMSTGASTLAEVAEGVQVLRDAGCRELILLKCTSTYPATPQNTNLRTIPHLQQLFPECPIGLSDHTMGVGAAVAAVALGACVVEKHVTLRRADGGVDSAFSLEPEEVATLVTETERAWQALGQIQYGVQRAEEKSRLYKRSVYVAQDIKAGELFTAENLRVVRPGLGLPPRYYEHLLGKPARQSLPAGTPLTWDLL
- a CDS encoding DUF7033 domain-containing protein: MVTISIGYEETDAIQLTRVDSNFFEGQNPYPAPPCQREWRNQLLPFFFDKQPEQPLLMLKEGKALIGVDLVSAAFYLLSGWQEYFSEERDQHGRYPYIASVQYRYGFVTVPVVNYYFDILKTAVEHVTGQPLRPLRWAGGAAWAAFITHDIDNLYSAWKAPAKAALRQGKLLRFGRQLWQHFTHKDAWNNLAQVQQTVAEYGAKSTFFFLPKNRPDANGTPNSDYALALILPQIKALADAGAEIQLHGSIGTATDTDQLMREAAMRMLPYRNEQSSMPGIRFHYLSWEPRATPALLDDLAFEYDTTLGFPEHFGFRNSYCLPFYLFDFQRGRAHDFLEIPLNVMDATLYHPNYLRLRPDEILPALVPMFKEIERFGGVCTVLWHNENFDPANEHNGPQQFRAIMEYLRAHSVYFVNSLDICVSVS
- a CDS encoding cytidylyltransferase domain-containing protein; this translates as MQKVGVISQARMTSTRLPGKVLRPVGGHPLLHYHVERLRQSGLPLYLATTTNATDELLAAFAGQYALPCTRGDENDVLGRYYQCAQEHDLDVIVRVTSDCPLLDGALVAQGVAEYLRQNDPRLYLSNVLERTFPRGFDFEIFSRELLTEAFQHATLPGDREHVTPYINQNRSGQVRFAHIRRPEVRKEYRLTVDTAEDFELIRILIEEYNAATLSADALIALLDAHPELVALNAHVEQKKV
- a CDS encoding lipopolysaccharide biosynthesis protein, translating into MGIVQRQGLRNTVISYIGLALGFVNTTLLLPRFLAPSQLGLTQVLVSIATIFAQLSAVGFASMGIRFFPYFRDAENRHHGFLPLLLGLPLVGFAVVTALYVLGQPVFLSLYSHDAGLLGPYYLWGIVLALFTLLYSLQDAYLKGLYHTAFSSFLQEILLRILIAGAAFLFGTGYLTFHQFVLAYIGVNSLITLLLTGYLAYIGELHLRPTKAVFRVRPVRELVNFGAFALLSNISGTVIMTVDSLMLGSKINLAAAGVYAIAINISTALTIPWRALSKIAFPLLAEYWKENDQPRMADFYRNTTRLLTTLGCWLALGIGLNLDFIYHLIHRPEYAIGTTAVLLLLMGRLFDSMTGVNGLIVVTSPRYRYDLIFNISLALVTVGLNLLLIPAWGLTGAALAALLSLTSINVARTWFVWYSYRMQPFTWRIPLIVGLAAVAGICGWLMPTLNSPFLTMLLRSGVLTVVYVGLLLMTNSAPEALPFLQKISSRFRH